The sequence below is a genomic window from Lolium perenne isolate Kyuss_39 chromosome 7, Kyuss_2.0, whole genome shotgun sequence.
ataagggaacaacgctgacaatcctgcattagcatttgccacgccttcacgaatttcgcgcccgtgaaactccagaagagaaagtgcgtcaaggagaggatcgttgacaggattatccagatcaaaatcctggtttgtttgggctgccacacgagacaagacatcagtcaacaaccaagaaacaggaagtgcagtaaaataaaagggattgataatattactcagagtacgtcgactttgcgacttcaaacgcttgaggattccttcgtcacgagaagcttgtgcagctttgagctcatccaaggcagttgtcgcatcctcaagtttcttctgcagttcctcgacaccagcagctttcgccttagcttcgtcagcttcgaccttggctttgctagcagcgagttcggctttcttgcgagccgcctcactttgctcaagtttttgagccagtgcgtcggcgcgttcgttagcctctgcaaatttctctgtcgagatatggaaaaaagagagaagaaagatcaaaaaatcgcggcaagcaacaggagtgacaaattaaggaaaaacgacaagtatgacagtcgttaccttcggctctattagcatattcacggtacccaataaattgggaaccaatgcggagaagatccttgatcataggctgttcaacgtgaacacagtaagagaaacatcggcataaaaaaaaaataataaaaaaaaaagatgtgaagagacaaaataaagaaaatatagatgtcgacaaactcacatcatctaggagcgggggcgacgaactgcccaactgaggggcaggataaacaatcttttcaacccgtgccctttttggtgaaggggcacgggggcttgaaggagtagatgtatcaacattttgttgaggaggcgacgattcctccccttcaactggtttttctgaaataactaaagtatgtgacgtgctcgttcgagcagccacatctaaagttggtgtttcttcatcatcactgtgacaaaatagcGGCAGCATAAAGGCAAGGCaagataaaattcttcaaataaaaaaaggaaaagagcaaggaacctacgagctgatgatactctcgatgtatggatcataagctgcttttcgaggggcaggagcagtttcttcgggtttcgaggtcccggaatcttcg
It includes:
- the LOC139833985 gene encoding uncharacterized protein — protein: MLPLFCHSDDEETPTLDVAARTSTSHTLVISEKPVEGEESSPPQQNVDTSTPSSPRAPSPKRARVEKIVYPAPQLGSSSPPLLDDPMIKDLLRIGSQFIGYREYANRAEEKFAEANERADALAQKLEQSEAARKKAELAASKAKVEADEAKAKAAGVEELQKKLEDATTALDELKAAQASRDEGILKRLKSQSRRTLTQTNQDFDLDNPVNDPLLDALSLLEFHGREIREGVANANAGLSALFPYFFPKKEEPATFLNLAKMFNASEDLGLKMRQENMKVACRNLVALVADSQQTLDWMKLGLHDSLGDPSLGKFLRTNKG